One Microlunatus soli genomic window carries:
- a CDS encoding DUF58 domain-containing protein — MPSKPTIPLNKLAPEAALRRLELTIVRRLEGFLQGDHLGLLPGPGTDTNDARIYRPGEDDVRKIDWNVTARTTVPYVRDTMADRELEVWAMLDVTPSMNWGTEGVTKRDLGIAAVATIGFLSQKQGDRFGGYIMRPDSMRRLPARSGRSALYGLLRKMLSEPFVPDHARGSYSLTQGIDQLARTQRRRGLRVVVSDFLTPGDHELDPNVEPEWERAMRRLAVRNQVLAVEVVDKREIEFPDVGEMLIRDPETDFERYVNTGDSSARARMDAASAAQRERIRISLRRAGVGHIQLRTDRDWVQDIARFVLAYRRVASMLHAPPQGVAK; from the coding sequence ATGCCGTCCAAGCCGACGATCCCGCTGAACAAGCTGGCGCCCGAGGCGGCGCTGCGTCGGTTGGAGTTGACCATCGTCCGGCGGCTGGAAGGCTTCCTGCAGGGTGATCATCTCGGTCTGCTGCCGGGACCGGGTACCGACACCAACGATGCCCGGATCTACCGGCCCGGTGAGGACGACGTCCGCAAGATCGACTGGAACGTGACCGCCCGGACCACCGTCCCGTACGTGCGGGACACGATGGCCGACCGCGAGCTCGAGGTGTGGGCGATGCTGGACGTCACCCCGTCGATGAACTGGGGCACCGAAGGCGTCACCAAACGCGACCTCGGGATCGCCGCCGTCGCCACCATCGGCTTCCTGAGCCAGAAGCAGGGCGACCGGTTCGGCGGCTACATCATGCGGCCGGACAGCATGCGCCGGCTGCCGGCCCGGTCCGGCCGGTCGGCGTTGTACGGACTGCTTCGCAAGATGCTCAGCGAACCGTTCGTCCCCGACCACGCGCGCGGGTCGTACAGTCTCACCCAGGGCATCGACCAGCTCGCCCGGACCCAGCGCCGTCGCGGATTGCGGGTGGTGGTCTCGGACTTCCTGACGCCTGGCGATCACGAACTCGATCCGAACGTCGAACCGGAGTGGGAACGCGCCATGCGCCGGCTCGCGGTCCGCAACCAGGTGCTCGCTGTCGAAGTCGTGGACAAACGGGAGATCGAGTTCCCCGACGTCGGCGAAATGCTGATCCGGGATCCCGAGACCGACTTCGAACGTTATGTGAATACCGGGGACAGTTCCGCTCGAGCCCGGATGGACGCGGCCAGCGCCGCGCAGCGGGAACGGATCCGGATCTCGCTGCGTCGGGCTGGTGTGGGACACATCCAGCTGCGGACCGATCGGGACTGGGTGCAGGACATCGCCCGCTTCGTCCTGGCCTACCGCCGGGTCGCCAGCATGTTGCACGCACCGCCACAGGGAGTCGCCAAATGA
- a CDS encoding VWA domain-containing protein, protein MNELVISPLLLAPLFSFQNPNRLLLWLAIPVLVAAYVLAMRFRNRRGMRFTNTSMLDVVMPKQSQWRRHLAVALSILSLVTLTAAFARPQDEINVPRERATVVLVIDSSISMEATDVKPNRLQAAKTAAKQFVDSLPAKYNVSAVSMAGSVSILSPPTLDHQAVNRAIDAIKPAESTAIGDGIDAALRAISQAPKDPKNPKATAPGAIVLLSDGENTTGQSPQQAATKAKQRKVPIHTIAYGTENGYVDLEGKRYTVPPNKEQMAELAKLSGGQTFSADSPEQLKKVYENIGSSVGYVKANREITSRFAGYGLALAVLAALGAISLGARWP, encoded by the coding sequence ATGAACGAGCTGGTCATCAGCCCGCTGCTCCTGGCGCCGCTGTTCTCCTTCCAGAATCCGAACCGGCTGCTGCTCTGGCTGGCGATCCCGGTCCTGGTCGCGGCGTACGTGCTGGCGATGCGCTTCCGGAACCGGCGCGGGATGCGGTTCACCAACACCTCGATGCTGGACGTCGTGATGCCCAAGCAGTCGCAGTGGCGACGGCATCTGGCGGTCGCGCTGTCGATCCTCAGCCTGGTCACACTGACCGCCGCCTTCGCCCGGCCGCAGGACGAGATCAACGTCCCGCGGGAACGGGCCACCGTGGTGCTGGTGATCGACTCGTCGATCTCGATGGAAGCCACCGACGTCAAGCCGAACCGGCTGCAGGCCGCGAAGACGGCGGCCAAGCAGTTCGTCGATTCGCTGCCGGCCAAGTACAACGTGTCGGCGGTCTCGATGGCGGGATCGGTGTCGATCCTGTCCCCGCCGACCCTTGATCATCAGGCCGTCAACCGGGCGATCGATGCGATCAAGCCGGCCGAGTCGACCGCGATCGGTGACGGCATCGACGCCGCGCTGCGGGCGATCAGCCAGGCACCCAAGGATCCGAAGAACCCGAAGGCCACCGCGCCCGGCGCGATCGTGTTGCTCAGCGACGGTGAGAACACCACCGGACAGTCACCGCAGCAGGCCGCGACCAAGGCCAAGCAGCGCAAGGTGCCGATCCACACCATCGCCTACGGCACCGAGAACGGCTACGTCGACCTGGAGGGCAAGCGCTACACCGTGCCGCCCAACAAGGAACAGATGGCCGAGCTGGCCAAGCTCAGTGGCGGCCAGACCTTCTCCGCCGACAGTCCGGAGCAGTTGAAGAAGGTGTACGAGAACATCGGCTCCTCGGTCGGCTACGTCAAGGCCAATCGCGAGATCACCTCCCGGTTCGCCGGCTACGGCCTGGCGCTGGCGGTGCTCGCCGCGCTGGGCGCCATATCCTTGGGGGCGAGGTGGCCATGA
- a CDS encoding VWA domain-containing protein, with amino-acid sequence MSLIPMLSFLAPSRLWLLLLIPALLVLYLLLYRRRAQKKKQQAGRTMLDYVIPRELPWKRHVAVGLSVLSLLTLTVAFAKPKDTVQVPRERATIVVAIDVSNSMMATDVKPDRLTAAKQGAVQFVKNLPEKFNVSVVEFAGTANILLPPTTQHEDAITAINTMRLQPSTAIGEGIYKSLDAIAQAPPDPDHPNSKPPARIVLLSDGKTQIGRPASQAAQASKKENVPIYTIAYGTPGGTIEVNGTYQPVPVDRAELAGVAKISGGEAYRAESAGELKEVYKDIGSSVGKVKVDKEVTSRWAGFGLGFAILAALGMISLGARWP; translated from the coding sequence ATGTCTTTGATCCCGATGCTCTCCTTCCTGGCACCCTCCCGGCTGTGGCTGCTGCTGCTGATCCCGGCGCTGCTGGTGCTGTATCTGCTGCTCTACCGACGCCGGGCGCAGAAGAAGAAGCAACAGGCCGGCCGGACGATGCTGGACTACGTCATCCCGCGCGAACTGCCGTGGAAGCGGCACGTCGCTGTCGGGTTGTCGGTGCTCAGCCTGCTCACCCTGACCGTCGCCTTCGCCAAACCGAAGGACACCGTCCAGGTGCCGCGCGAACGCGCCACCATCGTGGTCGCCATCGACGTGTCGAACTCGATGATGGCCACCGACGTCAAGCCGGACCGGTTGACCGCCGCCAAACAGGGCGCGGTCCAATTCGTGAAGAACCTGCCGGAGAAGTTCAACGTCTCGGTCGTCGAATTCGCCGGCACCGCGAACATCCTGCTGCCGCCGACGACCCAGCACGAGGACGCGATCACCGCGATCAACACGATGCGGCTGCAGCCGTCGACCGCGATCGGTGAGGGCATCTACAAGTCGTTGGACGCGATCGCCCAGGCGCCGCCGGATCCCGATCACCCGAACAGCAAGCCGCCGGCCCGGATCGTGCTGCTGTCCGACGGCAAGACCCAGATCGGCCGGCCCGCCTCCCAGGCCGCGCAGGCCTCCAAGAAGGAGAACGTGCCGATCTACACGATCGCGTACGGGACTCCGGGCGGCACCATCGAGGTGAACGGCACCTACCAGCCGGTGCCGGTGGACCGGGCCGAGCTCGCCGGCGTCGCCAAGATCTCCGGCGGCGAGGCCTATCGGGCCGAGTCCGCCGGTGAGCTGAAAGAGGTCTACAAGGACATCGGCTCCTCGGTCGGCAAGGTCAAGGTGGACAAGGAAGTGACCTCCCGCTGGGCCGGCTTCGGCCTCGGCTTCGCCATCCTCGCCGCCCTCGGCATGATCTCCCTCGGCGCCCGCTGGCCCTAA
- a CDS encoding type IV toxin-antitoxin system AbiEi family antitoxin domain-containing protein, whose protein sequence is MASIIGRPASTRQLRDRGFSQEQLRSLLRQGDITRLRRGAYADSGPDTDDFAAALITHRQLIMATVPLIVAGSCISHTSAAVLHDLPVPPRLGAVHVTRSRQSGQGRRTEDLHVHAAPLPDQDLCLVDGIVTTSVPRTVVDAARMLSLGRGIAMADAALRTASVTREDLIRVSVGLGKRVGMPRARTVIGMSDPRSESPGESLSRVEFQLHGLPAPDLQRELYDDSGTWVARVDFIWDAYRLVGEFDGKIKYGRYLDPDLPVQEAIYREKLREDQVRELDYRVVRWTWADIFSGAMVSRIRRAIDRTH, encoded by the coding sequence ATGGCTAGCATCATCGGGCGACCGGCTTCGACCAGGCAGCTGCGCGACCGCGGCTTCAGTCAGGAGCAATTGCGATCGCTGCTGCGGCAGGGAGACATCACTCGTCTCCGGCGCGGCGCGTATGCCGACAGCGGTCCCGATACCGACGACTTCGCAGCAGCGTTGATCACTCATCGGCAGTTGATCATGGCCACTGTCCCGCTGATCGTCGCCGGCTCGTGCATCAGCCACACCTCGGCCGCAGTGCTGCACGACCTGCCGGTGCCGCCGCGCCTCGGCGCGGTGCACGTCACCCGATCCCGGCAGAGCGGCCAGGGCCGACGGACCGAGGACCTGCACGTCCATGCCGCACCGCTGCCCGATCAGGATCTCTGCCTGGTCGACGGGATCGTCACCACCTCCGTGCCGCGGACAGTGGTCGACGCCGCGCGGATGCTGTCGTTGGGACGCGGGATCGCGATGGCCGACGCCGCCCTGCGTACGGCGTCAGTTACTCGGGAAGACCTGATACGAGTCAGTGTCGGGCTCGGCAAACGCGTCGGGATGCCGCGCGCTCGTACGGTCATCGGCATGTCCGATCCGCGCAGCGAGAGTCCTGGTGAGTCGTTGAGTCGGGTCGAGTTCCAGCTACACGGGTTGCCCGCACCCGACCTCCAGCGAGAGCTCTACGACGATTCCGGCACATGGGTCGCCCGAGTCGATTTCATCTGGGACGCCTACCGGTTGGTCGGTGAATTCGACGGAAAGATCAAGTACGGCCGCTATCTCGACCCGGACCTACCGGTCCAAGAGGCCATCTACCGGGAGAAGCTACGCGAGGACCAGGTCCGCGAACTCGATTACCGCGTCGTCCGCTGGACCTGGGCCGACATCTTCAGCGGCGCGATGGTCAGCCGGATTCGACGAGCCATCGACCGCACCCACTAA
- a CDS encoding DUF58 domain-containing protein has protein sequence MNDVRSIEAPSDPRKRDWWPTGGLAVSIIVGILLMLFGMLSGRLQPIAIAMPLLLGSAWSWLRRPQRRGTVSLSARAESTNESRVGSTIGWRPGGEALRVRVSAPGHRSVDAVLAAPSDRGERRIGISIRTARTGRRPIFTVDHGELADLQLMGSTGGTEGPMPITVLPRAEQLREVPLPYRLQGLTGPHDSRRAGDGNDLRDINLFTPGDRLRRIDWRVTARRNSGGFGGPGTITDLYVRRSYATADAGVMLVLDSRDEVGPDLTTWNDSSSIAEDEPTSLDHARTAALTLARRYLQAGDRVGLEDLGRMRRPMPPAGGMRQLQRLTVRIALAEPEGEPRARRRAPRLPSGALIIICSTFLDDETGKLAQLWHGAGHRVIAVDVLPEPELRHAPGRLLTAYRIIAMDRHDRLAELARSGIEVISWRQAETQPMAGRIRRSAPVGLTDQQLPVALATLSRRRVRR, from the coding sequence ATGAACGACGTCCGCAGCATCGAAGCGCCGAGCGATCCGCGGAAACGCGACTGGTGGCCGACCGGCGGGCTGGCCGTGTCGATCATCGTCGGCATCCTGCTGATGCTGTTCGGGATGCTGTCGGGTCGGCTGCAGCCGATCGCGATCGCGATGCCGCTGTTGCTCGGATCTGCCTGGAGCTGGCTGCGGCGGCCGCAGCGACGTGGCACCGTCTCGTTGTCGGCCCGCGCCGAGTCCACCAACGAGTCCAGGGTCGGCAGCACCATCGGCTGGCGGCCCGGCGGTGAAGCACTCCGGGTCCGGGTCAGTGCACCCGGTCATCGCAGCGTCGACGCCGTGCTCGCCGCCCCTTCGGATCGGGGTGAACGCAGGATCGGGATCAGCATCCGCACCGCCCGCACCGGGCGCCGCCCGATCTTCACTGTTGATCACGGGGAGCTGGCCGATCTGCAGCTGATGGGTTCGACCGGCGGTACCGAGGGACCGATGCCGATCACCGTGCTGCCGCGCGCGGAGCAACTGCGGGAGGTGCCGTTGCCGTACCGGTTGCAGGGTCTGACCGGGCCGCACGACTCCCGCCGCGCCGGCGACGGAAATGATCTTCGCGACATCAACCTGTTCACCCCCGGTGATCGACTGCGGCGGATCGACTGGCGGGTCACGGCGCGCCGCAACAGCGGCGGATTCGGCGGACCCGGAACGATCACCGACCTCTATGTCCGCCGCAGCTACGCCACCGCCGATGCCGGCGTGATGCTGGTGCTGGACTCCCGCGACGAGGTCGGCCCGGATCTGACCACCTGGAACGATTCCAGCAGCATCGCCGAGGACGAGCCGACCTCACTTGATCATGCTCGGACCGCGGCGCTGACGCTGGCCAGGCGTTACCTGCAGGCCGGTGACCGGGTCGGCCTGGAGGACCTCGGCCGGATGCGTCGGCCGATGCCGCCGGCCGGTGGGATGCGGCAACTGCAACGACTGACCGTACGGATCGCGCTGGCCGAGCCGGAGGGCGAACCGCGGGCCCGGCGACGGGCACCGCGGCTGCCGTCCGGTGCGTTGATCATCATCTGCTCCACCTTCCTGGACGACGAGACCGGCAAGCTGGCCCAGCTGTGGCACGGCGCCGGTCATCGGGTGATCGCCGTCGACGTGCTCCCCGAGCCGGAGCTCCGACACGCACCCGGTCGGCTGCTCACCGCCTACCGGATCATCGCCATGGATCGTCATGATCGACTTGCCGAGCTGGCCCGTTCGGGGATCGAGGTGATCAGCTGGCGACAGGCCGAGACCCAGCCGATGGCCGGTCGGATCCGCCGGTCGGCACCGGTCGGGCTGACCGATCAGCAGCTGCCGGTCGCGCTCGCCACCCTGTCCCGCCGGAGGGTGCGTCGATGA
- a CDS encoding AAA family ATPase: MTDVRTSEQPTREDGLPVAEISRLCRTVLDEVGTVVVGMEATLNTALAAILAGGHVLFEDVPGLGKTLAARCLSGALGLQFSRLQCTPDLLPADITGSYVFDPAKAVFEFRPGPIFTGLFLADEINRTTPKTQSALLEAMAEGQVTVEGHSFRLEAPFHVLATSNPIEYEGTYPLPEAQLDRFMVRLSVGYPAAAAERDVLERRLGRKQEAAAVAEIVDARTVLAMQAGVETVAVDPDIVGYCVDLAAATRDHPAVEVGASPRGSLALMLVARARAVIDGRDYVTPEDVKAIAPSVLAHRISLTPQSWASGLPATEVVGNLLGQVAGPQVTRSA; the protein is encoded by the coding sequence ATGACCGACGTCCGAACCAGTGAACAACCGACCCGCGAAGACGGGCTGCCCGTCGCCGAGATCTCGCGACTGTGCCGCACGGTGTTGGACGAGGTCGGCACCGTCGTGGTCGGGATGGAGGCGACGCTGAACACGGCGCTGGCCGCGATCCTGGCCGGTGGCCACGTGCTCTTCGAGGACGTGCCGGGGCTGGGCAAGACGCTGGCCGCGCGTTGCCTGTCCGGCGCCCTGGGGTTGCAGTTCAGCCGACTGCAGTGCACCCCGGATCTGCTGCCGGCCGACATCACCGGCTCCTACGTCTTCGACCCGGCCAAGGCGGTCTTCGAGTTCCGGCCTGGGCCGATCTTCACCGGCCTGTTCCTCGCCGACGAGATCAACCGCACCACCCCGAAGACCCAGTCGGCCCTGCTGGAGGCGATGGCCGAAGGCCAGGTCACCGTCGAGGGGCACAGCTTCAGGCTGGAGGCTCCGTTCCACGTGCTGGCGACCTCCAACCCGATCGAGTACGAGGGCACCTATCCGCTGCCCGAGGCCCAGCTGGACCGCTTCATGGTCCGGCTGTCGGTCGGCTACCCCGCGGCAGCCGCCGAACGGGATGTGCTGGAGCGACGGCTCGGCCGCAAGCAGGAAGCCGCGGCGGTCGCCGAGATCGTCGATGCCCGTACGGTGCTGGCGATGCAGGCCGGTGTGGAGACCGTCGCGGTCGATCCCGACATCGTCGGCTACTGCGTCGATCTCGCCGCGGCGACCCGTGATCATCCCGCGGTCGAGGTCGGCGCGTCGCCGCGTGGTTCGCTGGCGCTGATGCTGGTCGCCCGTGCCCGCGCCGTGATCGACGGCCGTGACTACGTCACCCCTGAGGACGTCAAGGCGATCGCCCCGAGTGTGCTCGCGCACCGGATCAGCCTGACACCGCAGAGCTGGGCGTCGGGACTGCCGGCGACCGAGGTGGTCGGCAATCTGCTCGGGCAGGTGGCCGGCCCGCAGGTGACCCGGTCGGCATGA
- a CDS encoding DUF4129 domain-containing protein has product MADPSHRRARRRGGRTPIAAAVLVGLVLVLGLVITAIRPAWHVDPISWKLPERSMPMRTMPVPDQSGQQTAATPNAPTSGGVDLSWMRWVGLGLLIAAVAVVITVIVARLLALRRMQADQPDTEIDVVEITPDLPTLQQGAATAEERLLAVGNPTDAIIAAWMALEEAAEASGVPRQPAQTPTEFTADVLGRTGVAAEPVQTLLGLYLRARFAAVPSSGADLDRARDCIRELAGSWQAFADGKTETATTGGDPG; this is encoded by the coding sequence ATGGCCGACCCGTCCCATCGCCGAGCGCGCAGGCGTGGCGGACGGACCCCGATCGCGGCGGCGGTGCTGGTCGGTCTGGTGTTGGTGCTCGGCCTGGTGATCACCGCGATCCGGCCGGCCTGGCACGTCGACCCGATCTCCTGGAAGCTGCCCGAGCGCAGCATGCCGATGCGCACCATGCCGGTGCCCGACCAGTCCGGGCAGCAGACCGCGGCCACCCCGAACGCCCCCACCTCAGGCGGCGTCGACCTGTCCTGGATGCGCTGGGTCGGCCTCGGGTTGCTGATCGCGGCGGTCGCGGTGGTGATCACCGTGATCGTGGCCCGGCTGCTCGCGCTCCGCCGGATGCAGGCCGATCAGCCGGACACCGAGATCGACGTCGTCGAGATCACCCCGGACCTGCCGACCCTGCAGCAGGGCGCCGCCACGGCCGAGGAGCGGCTGCTCGCCGTCGGCAACCCGACCGATGCGATCATCGCCGCCTGGATGGCGTTGGAAGAGGCCGCCGAGGCATCGGGGGTGCCGCGTCAACCGGCGCAGACCCCCACCGAGTTCACCGCCGACGTGCTCGGCCGGACCGGCGTGGCCGCCGAACCCGTCCAGACCCTGCTCGGGCTGTACCTACGCGCCCGATTCGCCGCCGTGCCGTCGTCGGGTGCCGACCTGGACCGGGCCCGGGACTGCATCCGTGAGCTGGCTGGCAGTTGGCAGGCCTTCGCTGACGGCAAGACCGAGACCGCGACCACCGGCGGTGATCCGGGATGA